The Siansivirga zeaxanthinifaciens CC-SAMT-1 region TGTGTTTTTACGAATCTCGTAACCACTGGGTGAAAAAAAACTTAAAACTATTTTATGTGTTGTGTACGTGTTTCTAAGAATTTTAAAAACAGGTAAACCTTGCTCATATTCACCCAAAGAAGCGCAATGAAACCAAAGGGTTTTGTCTTGTGGTGTAACATTTTCTTGTAGAACAGAAAACGTTTCTTGCCTGCCTAAAACGCCTTTTTTTATTTTTTCGTTAAAAGTTGCCCCTATTTTTAAGCCAAAATTAGCGATTGCAATACCTATGTTGTAAAATAAACTCAAGTCCTAAAATATTTCATGCTAAAATACATTTCTTTAAAATAAATTCATTGGTTACCGTGATCTAATTTTGTAATTTCGTAATCGAATAAACTCTTATAATGAGATTTCCTTTTTTTTGAAGGACTTTTTATAGAAAGTTACAATTTTTTAGATGAAAAAAATTCAAATGGTTGACCTAAAAGGTCAATACGAAGACATTAAAAGCGAGGTTAATAACTCGATTCAAGAAGTTTTAGAAACGACTGCATTTATAAACGGACCCAAAGTTCATCAATTTCAAAAGAATTTAGAAACGTATTTAGGCGTAAAACATGTAATTCCATGTGCCAACGGAACCGATGCGTTGCAAATTGCCATGATGGGATTGGGATTAAAACCCGGTGATGAGGTTATTACTGCCGATTTTACTTTCGCTGCAACCGTTGAAGTTATTGCACTTTTGCAATTAACACCTGTATTGGTTGATGTTAATGAAGATGATTTCAATATTAACATCGAGGCTATAAAAAAGGCCATTACACCAAAAACAAAAGCCATTGTTCCAGTACATTTATTTGGCCAATGTGCCAATATGGAAGCCATTATGGATATAGCCAAGGCGCATAATTTATTTGTAATTGAAGATAACGCGCAAGCCATAGGAGCGAATTACACTTATAAAAATGGAACTAAAGTTAAGGCCGGAACCATTGGTAATGTAGGTGCAACTTCTTTTTTTCCATCTAAAAACTTAGGTTGTTATGGCGATGGCGGTGCTATCTTTACTAATGATGATGATTTGGCTCACACGTTAAGAGGTATTGTAAATCACGGTATGTACGAGCGTTACCACCACGATGTTGTTGGAGTTAATTCGAGGTTAGACAGTATTCAAGCGGCTGTGCTAGATGCTAAATTACCAAATTTAGACGCTTACAATAAAGCTAGACGCCATGCTGCTCGAAAATACAATGCGGCTTTTAAAAATATAAGTCAGATTACAACACCAAAAACTGTAAATGGTTGCGAAGGGATATGCGATACTTGCGATTGCCACGTGTTTCATCAATATACGCTTAGAGTAAAAAATATTGACAGAGATGCTTTGGTGAAGCATTTAAACGATAACCAAATTCCTTGCGGTGTTTATTATCCAATACCATTACACAAGCAAAAAGCTTATTTAGATGCGCGATATAACGAGGAAGATTTTACTGTAACAAATCAATTAGTTAAGGAAGTTATTTCTTTGCCAATGCATACAGAATTGGATGATGAACAAATAGATTTCATCACATCAACAATTATAAATTATTTAAATGAATAAAATTTTAGTTACAGGCGGTTTAGGTTTTATTGGCTCTCATACCGTAGTAGAATTACAAACAAAGGGTTATGAAGTTGTTATTATTGATGATTTATCAAATTCGTCAATTGAAGTTTTAGATGGTATTACAGCCATTACAGGAAAAACCCCTGTTTTTGAAAAGTTAGACTTAAAAGATAAAAGTGGTGTTGAAGCTTTTTTTGCAAAACATAACGATATAAAAGGGGTTATTCATTTTGCAGCAAGTAAAGCCGTTGGAGAAAGTGTTAAAGAACCTTTATTATATTATGAAAATAATATTTCAACCTTAGTCTATATTCTTAAAGAACTTAAAAAATTACCCGAAGCTAGTTTTATATTTAGTTCATCTTGTACCGTTTATGGGCAAGCCGATGAATTACCTATTACCGAGAACGCTCCTGTTAAGCAAGCCGAGTCACCCTATGGTAACACGAAGCAAATAGGTGAAGAGATAATAAAAGATACATGTAAAATATCACCAAATCTAAAAGCGATAGCTTTGCGATATTTTAATCCTATTGGAGCGCATGACTCAGCTAAAATAGGCGAGCTGCCTATTGGTGTTCCTCAAAACCTAGTGCCGTTTATTACGCAAACAGGTATAGGTATTAGAGAGGAATTATCTGTTTTTGGCGACGATTATCCAACCTCGGATGGAACTTGTGTTCGCGATTATATTCATGTAGTCGATTTAGCTAAAGCCCATGTGGTAGCTTTAAATCGATTGTTAACCAATAAAAACAAATCTAATTACGAGACCTTTAACTTAGGAACAGGTAAAGGAAGTACTGTTTTAGAAGTTATAAAAGCTTTTGAAAAAGTTTCTGGTGTTAAGTTGAATTATAAAATAGTAGGTAGAAGAGCAGGGGATATCATTTCTGCTTATGCCGATACAACTAAAGCCAATGAAGAGTTGGGTTGGAAAACCGAATTATCTCTTGAAGATGCGATGCGTTCTGCATGGAAATGGGAACAAGTTGTAAGAGGAAAATAATACAGATGTAAACATAAAAAAAGGAGCTAAATTTTTAGCTCCTTTTTTTTTATGCCTTAGTTTTATTCTTTTTAAAACTAGCAATTAATAGCATAATCATACCTGTGGTAACAGATACATCAGCCATATTAAAAATGCCTGTTTTAAATACACTTCCTAAATCTATAAACAAAAAATCGGTAACCGATCCATATACAATACGATCGTAAACATTAGCAATACCACCACCTATGATGCTTGAAAAAGCAAAAAGAGACCAGTTGTCTATTGTTTTATCTTTTAGTATATAACGCAATACAAACCCTAAAACTACTATGGGTAGAATGAGTAAAACAATAAGTCTAAGTGTTGGATTTAAATCGCTACCCATACCTAAAAAAGCACCGGTATTCTCAACATTTAGCATAATAAATGCATCACCAATTATTGAAATGCGCTCTCCGGGGTTAGTGTCTGTTCTTGGTATAATAGATTGCCTAACTAAAACCTTAGTAACTTGATCTAGAGCAATAGTTAAGATAATAACCAAAAAAATGTACGAAGTACGTTTTGTTAACTTCATTAGGCGTTTGTAGCTGAAGCTGTTTGAGCTTCTCGATTAATTTTTTTAACTAAACCTTGCAATACATTTCCTGGTCCTACTTCGGTAAATAAAGTAGCCCCATCTGCAATCATTTGTTGCACAGATTGTGTCCAACGCACCGGTGCAGTTAATTGCGAAATTAAATTCGCTTTTATAGCAGTTTCATCAATAACAGCATTAGCTGTAACATTTTGGTAAATAGGACAAGATGGTTTACTAAAATGGGTGTTTTCTATAGCAGCTGCTAGTTCTTCACGTGCAGGTTCCATTAATGGCGAGTGGAAAGCACCGCCAACAGGCAATACTAAAGCACGTTTTGCGCCAGCTTCTTTCATAGCATCACAAGCTTTATTAATAGCGTCTATTTCACCTGAAATAACTAACTGGCCTGGGCAGTTATAGTTTGCAGCTACAACAACACCATCTATATTTGAACATACATTTTCAACAATGGCATCTTCTAAACCTAATACAGCAGCCATGGTGCTTGGTTGTATTTCACAGGCTTTTTGCATGGCTAAGGCACGCTGCGATACTAAACGTAAACCATCTTCAAAATTTAAAGCGCCATTAGCTACTAAAGCAGAGAATTCACCTAAAGAGTGCCCAGCAACCATGTCTGGTTTAAAGGTGTCGCCTAAGGTTTTGGCTAAAATAACCGAATGTAAAAAAATAGCAGGTTGTGTAACTTTAGTTTCTTTTAAATCTTCTGCAGAACCTTCAAACATAATATCTGTGATTTTAAAACCTAGAATTTGGTTTGCTTGTTCGAATAATTCTTGTGCTAAAGGCGATTTTTCATAAAGATCTAAACCCATTCCTGAGAATTGAGCGCCTTGACCTGGAAATATATATGCTTTCATTTTTTAACTAGTTTTTAGTGGTGCAAAAGTAGTAATATTTTTTAAGATGATTTTTTACAGTGCTTAATATGTGTTAATAGAATTATAAACCAACAATCGCAGCTTCGGCGCAACGTTCACCATCCATAGCGGCCGATACAATACCTCCTGCGTAGCCGCCACCTTCACCACAAGGAAATAATCCTTTTATTTGTGGGTGTTCTAATTGTTCGTTTCTAGGAATACAAACGGGTGATGAGGTTCTAGATTCGACGCCAACAATATTGGCTTCAGAGGTATAATACCCTTTCATTTTTTGTCCGAAAGCTTCAAAACCTTTTCGCAATCGGCTACCAATTAATTTGGGTAAAAGCGAATGTAAGGGAGCGGCATGTAATCCGGGTTGGTAGGAAGTTTCATTTAAAGTATTCGAAAGCTTACCCTCAACAAAATCTGTTAGGCGTTGGGCAGGAGCAACCTGTGTTCTTCCGCCGGCGGTAAAAGCCATACGTTCCAGGTTTTTTTGATATTCTAATCCTTTTAAAGCTCCAAAATGTTCGTATTTAGGTAAATCTCTGTGAACATCAATTTCTACAACAATACCCGAATTTGCGTATAGATTATTTCGTTTTGAAGGCGACATACCATTAACAACAACCTCGCCATTTGCAGTGGCAGCAGGTACTATAAATCCGCCAGGACACATACAAAAAGAATACACACCGCGTTCGTTAACCTGTTGAACCAAGCTGTAAGATGCTGCAGGAAGCAGCTCGCTGCGTTCCCCGCTGCAATGGTATTGTATGCTATCTATTATATGTTGCGGATGCTCGACACGAACACCCATAGCAAAGGACTTGGCTCCTAAGGCAATCTCTTTGTTGTGTAGTAAATAAAAGATATCGCGAGCAGAGTGACCAGTTGCTAGAATAACTCTATTAACAGCTATTTCCTCACCATTATGCAGTTGAATGGCTTGTATTTTGTTATTTTTTATCGTGAAATCGGTTACTCGTGTTTCAAAATGAATTTCACCACCGTAGTTCAAAATAGTTTCTCGAATATTTTGAACCACTTTTGGTAGTTTGTTAGTGCCTATATGCGGATGGGCATCAACTAGAATTTGGTCTGTTGCCCCATGAAAAACTAAGTTTTCAAAAATTCTTCTAACATCGCCACGCTTTAAACTTCGGGTATATAATTTACCATCGCTATATGTACCTGCACCTCCTTCACCAAAACAATAATTAGAATCTTCGTTAACAAAATGTTCTTGATTAATAGCTCGTAAATCTCTTCTGCGATCTTGTACATTTTTACCGCGTTCTAAAACAATGGGTTTAAAACCCAATTCAATGCATCGAAGGGCAGCATACATACCAGCAGGTCCAAAACCAATAATATGAATGGGCTTAGCCTTAGATACATCTTTGTATTCAAACTGGTATTCGGATGTTTTTGGTAAAACCTCACGAATATAAACCGCGACCTTGTAGTTAAAAATAATTTTTGGCTTTCGAGCATCAATAGATTTGCGAAGCACCTTTACGCCGGTTATGTCCTCCTTGTCAATATCTAAGGCCATCGCCGATTTTATAACTAAAATATCGCTACGTTCTTCTTCTTTGAGTGTTACGCGAAGTTGAAGTTCTTTTATCATGATGCAAAATTAATCATAATTATACGGTCTTAATGTTTAAGTATAAAAATAAATTTATTACTAGCTATTAAGCAATGATTTTGAGGTTATTTCTATTTGCAAATAATCTGTATTTAAATTATTAAACAAAAAAAGAGATTGTCTTTTTAGACAATCTCTTAAAATTTCATTTAAAATAAATTTAATTATTTAACGCTAATTTTTTTAGTGATTCTTCCTTTTTCATTTGAAAGTTCTAAGATATAAACTCCATTTACTAATTGAGATACATTAATGGTGCTATTTACATTTGATAGTATTTTATTAAGGATCACTCGACCTGATATGTCGTATAACAATGTCTTAGTTTCTAAAAAGTCTTTGAAATTTATATGTAATATGTTTTCTGTTGGATTTGGATAGATGTTAATATCAGTTAATTCAAATTTATCAACACTTAAAGAACTTGTTGTAGGTAATTCTACTAACGCGCCCCCTGCAGGTAATGCTACCCAAAGTCCAAAAGCAGGACCATTTGAATTTTGAGTTGGATCTAAAAATCCTGAAGCGACTACCACTAATGGTTGATCATCCAGATTTAATGTTGAAAGTGGGGCGCTGTATGAAGCTAAGGTTGTTGTTACTTAAACAAAAAAGCACGTCCGCATTAAAATGAGGATTTAATTTATATTCTTTCGTAGGTAATAAATGAAAAATCAAAATTGTTTTTTTCGTCTTTTGGATGAAATGTTTTTGATGTTTCTTTCCAAATGGATTTATCTATTTCTGGGAAAAAGGTGTCGGCATCAAAAGTGCTATGTACACGTGTTATTTCAATTTTATCTACAATGTTTAGCGCTTGCTTATAAATTTCACCACCACCAATAATGTAAGGGTTGCTGTCCTTTTTAGCAGCATCAATGGCATCCGTTAAATTATTTACAACAATAACACCATCTGGAACCGAGTAGTCTTCTTGACGCGTAATAACTATATGTGTTCTATTTGGCAACGGTTTAGGGAAGCTTTCAAAAGTTTTACGCCCCATAATAATATGATGGCCGTTGGTTAAATTTTTGAAATGTTTTAAATCGTCACTTAAGTGCCAAATAAGTTTATTGTCTTTTCCTATGGCATTATTTTCTGCCGCTGCTACTATAATGCTCAATGTAGATTTTGATTTGTTTATAAGCGTTTCGTCTTGTTGAAGCGTTTCTTTAAGTTTTTCAATGCGTTTTTTTTGAGCATCAACAAGTTTATTTAATTGCTGAGTTTCCCAAGCTTTTCCCAAAAATTTATGAGTAATAAAAACATTGAATGTATGATATAAAAATAAAAAGGTCCAAAACAGAATGGCGTAAACAAACCAGTTTATTCCAAATGGTTTAAATGTTTCTCCAACACCCAAAACAATATTTGTAAAAATAAGCAGGAGGCATCCAATTAGAAAAAAGACAAAATGCGAGTACAAACGTTTTTTTTGTTTGATTCTTTTTTGCGCTTTTTTTATAAGCTCTAACTGTTCTTTATCTATTTCTGGTACTTGTTTCTTTTTGCCAAACATAGGGTGCTTTTATAGGTGTAAAGTTACGTCTTTTGCCAATATTACCCTAATTTATTTGCAGGATGTGCGTTTGTTTCTGTAAGCGTTTCGTTTTTTGGAATTCGTTGAAAATCAGGTTGAAGAGAAAAATATAATTACCAATATTGTAATTTTAAGGGTGATATTATTAAGTCAATAAAATTATATATTAGTGCAATTGTTAAATTGATAATTTTTTAGTTGAAACGCCTCTTTAAATTTAAATCAATTAAAATGTTTCATAAATTTGCTGTAAACACAACAAACAAAAAATAATATTATGGCGATTTCAAAACAATATTTAAAAACCAAACCGGTATGTAAAGTTACATTTTCAATCCTTGCCGAGGATGCTAAAAATGTGTCTTTATTAGGTAGTTTTAACGGATGGGATGCTAGTGCAAATCCATTAAAAAAGTTAAAAAGCGGTATTTTTAAAGGAACAGTAGACTTAGATGCAGAAAGCTCTTATGAGTTTAAATATTTAATAGACGAAACTGTTTATGTAAACGATGAAGAAGCAGATTCTTACGCTTGGAATGAGTTTGCAGCATCTGAAAACAGTGTAGTAAATGTTTAGTTAAATCTTAAATTAAACAAAAAAAGGCTTTCGTTTGAAAGCCTTTTTTTATACCGCAACAACACCTTTTATGTGTGGGTGTGGATTATAATCTTCTAAAGTAAAATCTTCAAAGGTGAAATCGAAAATGTCTTTAACCTCTGGGTTAAGTTTCATTTTTGGTAGCGGTCTTATATCTCGAGATAATTGTAATTCTAGTTGCTCAATATGATTGCTATAAATGTGAGCATCACCAAAAGTGTGAATAAACTCGCCGGGTTGGTAACCACAAACTTGAGCAATCATTAAGGTAAATAAAGCATACGATGCAATATTGAAAGGAACACCTAAAAAGATATCGGCACTTCTTTGGTATAATTGACAAGATAATTTTCCGTTGGCAACATAAAATTGAAAAAAGGCATGACAAGGCGGAAGCGCTGCTTTGCCATTGGCAACATTGTCGCTAAAAGATTTTGAAGTATCAGGTAATACCGATGGATTCCAAGCAGATACCAACATACGTCTACTATTCGGATTCTTTTTTAAGGTCTCAATAACTTCTTTAATCTGGTCAATTTCTTCACTATTCCAGTTGCGCC contains the following coding sequences:
- a CDS encoding dihydrofolate reductase, with the protein product MFGKKKQVPEIDKEQLELIKKAQKRIKQKKRLYSHFVFFLIGCLLLIFTNIVLGVGETFKPFGINWFVYAILFWTFLFLYHTFNVFITHKFLGKAWETQQLNKLVDAQKKRIEKLKETLQQDETLINKSKSTLSIIVAAAENNAIGKDNKLIWHLSDDLKHFKNLTNGHHIIMGRKTFESFPKPLPNRTHIVITRQEDYSVPDGVIVVNNLTDAIDAAKKDSNPYIIGGGEIYKQALNIVDKIEITRVHSTFDADTFFPEIDKSIWKETSKTFHPKDEKNNFDFSFITYERI
- a CDS encoding isoamylase early set domain-containing protein, which produces MAISKQYLKTKPVCKVTFSILAEDAKNVSLLGSFNGWDASANPLKKLKSGIFKGTVDLDAESSYEFKYLIDETVYVNDEEADSYAWNEFAASENSVVNV
- a CDS encoding DegT/DnrJ/EryC1/StrS family aminotransferase encodes the protein MKKIQMVDLKGQYEDIKSEVNNSIQEVLETTAFINGPKVHQFQKNLETYLGVKHVIPCANGTDALQIAMMGLGLKPGDEVITADFTFAATVEVIALLQLTPVLVDVNEDDFNINIEAIKKAITPKTKAIVPVHLFGQCANMEAIMDIAKAHNLFVIEDNAQAIGANYTYKNGTKVKAGTIGNVGATSFFPSKNLGCYGDGGAIFTNDDDLAHTLRGIVNHGMYERYHHDVVGVNSRLDSIQAAVLDAKLPNLDAYNKARRHAARKYNAAFKNISQITTPKTVNGCEGICDTCDCHVFHQYTLRVKNIDRDALVKHLNDNQIPCGVYYPIPLHKQKAYLDARYNEEDFTVTNQLVKEVISLPMHTELDDEQIDFITSTIINYLNE
- a CDS encoding thymidylate synthase, with translation MKQYHDLVKHVLEHGNEKGDRTGTGTKSVFGYQMRFDLSEGFPMVTTKKLHLKSIVYELLWFLKGDTNIKYLTDNGVRIWNEWADENGDLGPVYGHQWRNWNSEEIDQIKEVIETLKKNPNSRRMLVSAWNPSVLPDTSKSFSDNVANGKAALPPCHAFFQFYVANGKLSCQLYQRSADIFLGVPFNIASYALFTLMIAQVCGYQPGEFIHTFGDAHIYSNHIEQLELQLSRDIRPLPKMKLNPEVKDIFDFTFEDFTLEDYNPHPHIKGVVAV
- a CDS encoding T9SS type A sorting domain-containing protein, encoding MVVASGFLDPTQNSNGPAFGLWVALPAGGALVELPTTSSLSVDKFELTDINIYPNPTENILHINFKDFLETKTLLYDISGRVILNKILSNVNSTINVSQLVNGVYILELSNEKGRITKKISVK
- the galE gene encoding UDP-glucose 4-epimerase GalE, whose protein sequence is MNKILVTGGLGFIGSHTVVELQTKGYEVVIIDDLSNSSIEVLDGITAITGKTPVFEKLDLKDKSGVEAFFAKHNDIKGVIHFAASKAVGESVKEPLLYYENNISTLVYILKELKKLPEASFIFSSSCTVYGQADELPITENAPVKQAESPYGNTKQIGEEIIKDTCKISPNLKAIALRYFNPIGAHDSAKIGELPIGVPQNLVPFITQTGIGIREELSVFGDDYPTSDGTCVRDYIHVVDLAKAHVVALNRLLTNKNKSNYETFNLGTGKGSTVLEVIKAFEKVSGVKLNYKIVGRRAGDIISAYADTTKANEELGWKTELSLEDAMRSAWKWEQVVRGK
- a CDS encoding NAD(P)/FAD-dependent oxidoreductase is translated as MIKELQLRVTLKEEERSDILVIKSAMALDIDKEDITGVKVLRKSIDARKPKIIFNYKVAVYIREVLPKTSEYQFEYKDVSKAKPIHIIGFGPAGMYAALRCIELGFKPIVLERGKNVQDRRRDLRAINQEHFVNEDSNYCFGEGGAGTYSDGKLYTRSLKRGDVRRIFENLVFHGATDQILVDAHPHIGTNKLPKVVQNIRETILNYGGEIHFETRVTDFTIKNNKIQAIQLHNGEEIAVNRVILATGHSARDIFYLLHNKEIALGAKSFAMGVRVEHPQHIIDSIQYHCSGERSELLPAASYSLVQQVNERGVYSFCMCPGGFIVPAATANGEVVVNGMSPSKRNNLYANSGIVVEIDVHRDLPKYEHFGALKGLEYQKNLERMAFTAGGRTQVAPAQRLTDFVEGKLSNTLNETSYQPGLHAAPLHSLLPKLIGSRLRKGFEAFGQKMKGYYTSEANIVGVESRTSSPVCIPRNEQLEHPQIKGLFPCGEGGGYAGGIVSAAMDGERCAEAAIVGL
- the lspA gene encoding signal peptidase II, which codes for MKLTKRTSYIFLVIILTIALDQVTKVLVRQSIIPRTDTNPGERISIIGDAFIMLNVENTGAFLGMGSDLNPTLRLIVLLILPIVVLGFVLRYILKDKTIDNWSLFAFSSIIGGGIANVYDRIVYGSVTDFLFIDLGSVFKTGIFNMADVSVTTGMIMLLIASFKKNKTKA
- the fabD gene encoding ACP S-malonyltransferase codes for the protein MKAYIFPGQGAQFSGMGLDLYEKSPLAQELFEQANQILGFKITDIMFEGSAEDLKETKVTQPAIFLHSVILAKTLGDTFKPDMVAGHSLGEFSALVANGALNFEDGLRLVSQRALAMQKACEIQPSTMAAVLGLEDAIVENVCSNIDGVVVAANYNCPGQLVISGEIDAINKACDAMKEAGAKRALVLPVGGAFHSPLMEPAREELAAAIENTHFSKPSCPIYQNVTANAVIDETAIKANLISQLTAPVRWTQSVQQMIADGATLFTEVGPGNVLQGLVKKINREAQTASATNA